A window of Amycolatopsis australiensis contains these coding sequences:
- a CDS encoding twin-arginine translocation signal domain-containing protein — MTTDRRRFLKGAGLAAAAAGVPLPAPAGLDLDLGRVCGRYQWLAGDHHTHSQYSYDAMYRIDQIARGGRAHGADWIVFTDHGHAEHEKVSVEPTEADFLAARAKYPDLLLWHGLEWNVPGAEHATVFFQAGAQQAAKLREFERTFDWRLTNSEASNPANEALALRALRWLADEERARRIHAPVVLINHPLRNGRVAPHELRAYRDAAPHIVIGMEGAPGAQADGFPKPSGNGGARGGYANSPGANSWPGYPAEAYRTHGGWDWATAKVGGLWDSLLAEGKPWWITTNSDSHYNRGDTLVRPDVPGDWYDTHGKFPDPVDSGVPQLLAPYADFYPGEFSRTYVGVTRRSLDGVLEGLRAGRIWLTHGGLVQDLQVGAYGGGSAATLGGRLRVRRGSDVTVVVGARLASRPNGGGSVPRLARLDVVAGPVTGPAADRDAMTAPGTRVAESFEPRWAPGRQVVFRHTFRNVRAPFYARIRGTNGDGEPAPDVAGQANPFEDLWLYANPIFVDVC, encoded by the coding sequence GTGACCACCGACAGACGCCGGTTCCTCAAGGGCGCCGGGCTCGCGGCCGCCGCCGCGGGCGTGCCCCTCCCGGCCCCCGCCGGCCTCGATCTCGATCTCGGCCGCGTGTGCGGCCGCTACCAGTGGCTGGCCGGCGACCACCACACCCACAGCCAGTACTCGTACGACGCGATGTACCGGATCGACCAGATCGCGCGCGGCGGGCGCGCGCACGGCGCCGACTGGATCGTGTTCACCGACCACGGCCACGCCGAGCACGAGAAGGTGTCGGTCGAGCCCACCGAAGCCGACTTCCTCGCCGCCCGGGCGAAGTACCCGGACCTGCTGCTGTGGCACGGCCTGGAGTGGAACGTCCCGGGCGCCGAGCACGCCACGGTGTTCTTCCAGGCCGGAGCGCAGCAGGCCGCGAAGCTGCGCGAGTTCGAGCGGACCTTCGACTGGCGGCTGACGAACTCGGAGGCGTCGAACCCGGCGAACGAGGCCCTCGCGCTTCGGGCGCTTCGCTGGCTCGCCGACGAGGAACGCGCGCGGCGGATCCACGCGCCGGTCGTGCTGATCAACCACCCGCTGCGCAACGGCCGCGTCGCCCCGCACGAGCTGCGTGCCTACCGCGACGCCGCGCCGCACATCGTCATCGGCATGGAAGGCGCGCCCGGCGCGCAGGCGGACGGCTTCCCGAAGCCGTCCGGCAACGGCGGCGCGCGCGGCGGTTACGCGAACAGCCCCGGCGCGAACTCGTGGCCGGGCTACCCGGCCGAGGCGTACCGGACGCACGGCGGCTGGGACTGGGCGACGGCGAAGGTCGGCGGGCTGTGGGACTCGCTGCTCGCCGAGGGCAAGCCGTGGTGGATCACCACGAACTCCGACTCGCACTACAACCGCGGCGACACGCTCGTGCGGCCGGACGTGCCCGGCGACTGGTACGACACGCACGGGAAGTTCCCCGACCCCGTCGACTCGGGTGTTCCGCAGCTGCTCGCGCCGTACGCGGACTTCTACCCCGGAGAGTTCAGCCGGACGTACGTCGGCGTGACGCGGCGAAGCCTCGACGGCGTCCTCGAGGGCCTGCGCGCCGGGCGGATCTGGCTCACGCACGGCGGCCTGGTGCAGGACCTGCAGGTCGGCGCGTACGGCGGCGGTTCCGCCGCGACGCTCGGCGGGCGCCTGCGCGTCCGGCGCGGTTCCGACGTCACGGTCGTGGTCGGCGCGCGGCTGGCGTCGCGGCCGAACGGCGGCGGGTCGGTGCCGCGGCTGGCGCGGCTGGACGTCGTCGCGGGCCCGGTCACCGGCCCGGCCGCCGACCGCGACGCGATGACCGCGCCCGGCACCCGGGTCGCCGAGTCGTTCGAGCCGCGGTGGGCACCGGGACGGCAGGTCGTGTTCCGGCACACCTTCCGGAACGTGCGGGCGCCGTTCTACGCGCGGATCCGCGGGACGAACGGCGACGGCGAGCCGGCTCCGGACGTCGCCGGGCAGGCGAACCCGTTCGAGGACTTGTGGTTGTACGCGAACCCGATTTTCGTGGACGTGTGCTGA
- a CDS encoding alpha/beta hydrolase: MLKGLFRRLLVRSIMTGLRWLLRLPSPVLRVLAGRPVVVDGRQPVVSARVLMRVARLAPFDAPHHNGSLERARAELNLAGALAGAGVCPGVRTSGSSWPGPGGPLPLRRYEPAGVPAPGPGLVYFHGGGFVLGSLDTHEGACRLLAEEAGVRVVSIGYRLAPEHPFPAAASDAVAAFAYVSSHAAEFGIDPARLAVGGDSSGGNLAAVVAHAGARGEVPRPAFGLLLTPATDALGESESHRQFGTGFRLDRDEWAWYRAQYLRDPAEYTDPRASVLYDDALDSLPPTYVATCGFDLLRDEGEAYARKLADAGVPVVHRRHEGQLHGFANRVGVDPDAHAAMLHAAGVLRAGLALTGRGRETGF, translated from the coding sequence GTGCTGAAAGGACTGTTCCGGCGGCTGCTCGTCCGGTCGATCATGACCGGGCTGCGGTGGCTGCTGCGGTTGCCGTCACCGGTGCTGCGAGTGCTCGCGGGACGTCCGGTCGTGGTCGACGGACGTCAGCCGGTGGTCTCGGCGCGCGTGCTGATGCGGGTGGCGCGCCTCGCGCCGTTCGACGCGCCGCACCACAACGGCAGTCTGGAGCGGGCGCGGGCCGAGCTGAACCTGGCGGGCGCGCTCGCCGGCGCCGGCGTCTGCCCCGGCGTCCGGACGTCCGGCTCGTCGTGGCCGGGGCCCGGCGGGCCGCTGCCGCTGCGGCGGTACGAGCCGGCCGGGGTCCCGGCGCCCGGCCCGGGGCTCGTGTACTTCCACGGCGGCGGGTTCGTGCTCGGCAGCCTCGACACGCACGAGGGCGCGTGCCGGCTGCTGGCCGAGGAGGCCGGGGTGCGGGTGGTGTCGATCGGCTACCGGCTGGCGCCGGAACACCCGTTCCCGGCCGCGGCTTCGGACGCGGTGGCCGCGTTCGCGTACGTGTCCTCGCACGCGGCGGAGTTCGGCATCGACCCGGCCCGGCTGGCGGTGGGCGGCGACAGCAGCGGCGGCAACCTCGCGGCCGTGGTCGCGCACGCGGGTGCCCGCGGCGAGGTCCCGCGGCCGGCGTTCGGCCTCCTGCTGACCCCGGCGACCGACGCGCTCGGCGAGTCGGAGTCGCACCGGCAGTTCGGGACGGGCTTCCGTCTCGACCGGGACGAGTGGGCCTGGTACCGGGCGCAGTACCTGCGCGACCCGGCCGAGTACACCGACCCGCGAGCCTCGGTGCTGTACGACGACGCTCTCGACAGCCTCCCGCCGACGTACGTGGCCACCTGCGGCTTCGACCTGCTCCGCGACGAAGGCGAGGCCTACGCCCGGAAGCTGGCCGACGCCGGCGTACCGGTGGTGCACCGGCGGCACGAGGGCCAGCTGCACGGCTTCGCGAACCGGGTCGGCGTGGACCCGGACGCCCACGCGGCCATGCTCCACGCGGCCGGCGTTCTCCGCGCCGGTCTCGCCCTCACCGGTCGTGGACGAGAAACAGGGTTCTAG
- a CDS encoding sensor histidine kinase, translating into MNLPGTRSLRARITLLATVLVAAVSLLLLWLAWTLVRDSLDTVPQMPPGSTVVVDGVTVDASTLAEHLRVHARDRMLLFGSIAFLLVVAAAAILAWTFTSRVLLPLREITGTARRLSVESLGERIGEVRSRDELAELAGTFDDMLDRLQAAFDAQRHFVANASHELRTPLSVIRTELDVTLADDAADEAELRRMAGVVRDATERAGQLVNSLLLLARTDGAGLAVREPVDLAAVVDRAWQAVHREAAQRGIRASFATPPAPAVGDPALLERIAGNLLENGVRHNVEGGWLEVVTQPGPQWSTLRVRSSGGLVDPATVAELFEPFRRAGVARTARSGAGLGLSIVRAAVQAHGGSVTAEPIVGGGLGVTVHLPVR; encoded by the coding sequence GTGAACCTGCCGGGCACCCGCAGCCTCCGCGCCCGGATCACCCTGCTGGCGACCGTGCTCGTGGCCGCGGTCAGCCTGCTGCTGCTCTGGCTGGCCTGGACGCTGGTGCGGGACTCGCTCGACACCGTCCCGCAGATGCCGCCGGGCAGCACGGTGGTCGTCGACGGTGTCACGGTCGACGCGTCGACGCTGGCCGAGCACCTGCGCGTGCACGCCCGCGACCGGATGCTGCTGTTCGGGTCGATCGCGTTCCTGCTGGTGGTCGCGGCCGCGGCGATCCTCGCCTGGACGTTCACCTCCCGCGTGCTGCTGCCCCTGCGCGAGATCACCGGCACCGCGCGGCGGCTGTCGGTCGAGTCGCTGGGGGAGCGGATCGGCGAGGTCCGCTCGCGCGACGAGCTGGCCGAGCTGGCCGGCACGTTCGACGACATGCTCGACCGGCTGCAGGCCGCGTTCGACGCGCAACGCCACTTCGTCGCGAACGCGAGCCACGAGCTGCGGACGCCGTTGTCGGTGATCCGCACCGAACTGGACGTCACCCTCGCCGACGACGCCGCCGACGAGGCCGAGCTGCGCCGGATGGCGGGCGTGGTCCGCGACGCGACCGAGCGGGCCGGGCAGCTCGTCAACTCCCTGCTGCTGCTGGCCAGGACCGACGGCGCCGGGCTGGCGGTGCGTGAACCGGTCGACCTCGCGGCCGTCGTCGACCGGGCCTGGCAGGCGGTGCACCGGGAGGCCGCGCAACGCGGGATCCGGGCGTCGTTCGCGACCCCGCCCGCGCCGGCGGTCGGCGACCCCGCCCTGCTGGAGCGGATCGCGGGCAACTTGCTGGAGAACGGCGTCCGGCACAACGTCGAGGGCGGCTGGCTGGAGGTCGTGACGCAGCCGGGGCCGCAGTGGTCGACGCTGCGGGTGCGGTCGTCGGGCGGACTGGTCGACCCGGCGACGGTGGCGGAGCTGTTCGAGCCGTTCCGCCGGGCGGGCGTGGCCCGCACGGCCCGGTCGGGCGCGGGCCTGGGCCTGTCGATCGTCCGCGCGGCGGTCCAGGCCCACGGCGGCAGCGTCACGGCGGAGCCGATCGTGGGCGGCGGCCTGGGCGTGACGGTCCACCTCCCGGTCCGCTGA
- a CDS encoding response regulator transcription factor, with the protein MRVLVVEDEEPLADAIARGLRREGMAVDVALTGDDGHEKAAVTRYDVVLLDRDLPGMSGDELCREIVASGELTRVLMLTASSSVSDRVDGLSLGADDYLAKPFAFPELVARVRALGRRATPAAPPLLTAGDVELDPAKRTVRRASGPVELTRKEFGVLEVLLQAAGSVVSSEELLERVWDENADPFTTTVRVTVMTLRKKLGEPGIIETVVGSGYRVPEPGAPRA; encoded by the coding sequence GTGCGAGTTTTGGTAGTCGAGGACGAAGAACCCCTGGCCGACGCGATCGCCCGCGGGCTGCGCCGTGAGGGCATGGCCGTGGACGTCGCGCTCACCGGGGACGACGGGCACGAGAAGGCCGCCGTCACGCGGTACGACGTCGTGCTCCTGGACCGGGACCTGCCCGGGATGTCCGGGGACGAGCTGTGCCGGGAGATCGTCGCCTCCGGGGAGCTGACCCGGGTGCTGATGCTCACCGCGAGCAGCTCGGTGTCCGACCGCGTCGACGGGCTGTCGCTCGGCGCCGACGACTACCTCGCCAAGCCGTTCGCCTTCCCCGAGCTGGTCGCCCGCGTCCGGGCGCTGGGCCGCCGGGCCACGCCGGCCGCGCCGCCGCTGCTCACCGCCGGCGACGTCGAGCTCGACCCGGCCAAGCGGACCGTCCGGCGCGCGAGCGGGCCGGTCGAGCTGACGCGCAAGGAGTTCGGCGTCCTCGAGGTCCTGCTGCAGGCCGCCGGATCCGTGGTCAGCAGCGAGGAACTGCTCGAACGCGTCTGGGACGAGAACGCCGACCCGTTCACCACGACCGTCCGGGTCACCGTCATGACGCTGCGCAAGAAGCTCGGCGAGCCGGGGATCATCGAGACCGTCGTCGGCTCCGGGTACCGGGTGCCGGAGCCGGGCGCGCCGCGCGCGTGA
- a CDS encoding PucR family transcriptional regulator has product MTTIADAMSTEVNVPLRDVVGNRELALEVVPETLRPGALDAPVRWAHVSELQDPAPYLVGGELILTAGVNLPEHLDRYVRGLRDAGVTALGFGLTPTVFETLPDALRRACARYGLPLLVVPARTPFLAVNRAVSVALTEAGQREQRRITAAREALTRAAGGGLGELTSALAARLGAWVALVGAGDVLASAHDAPVPLPPQVRELVATVRAGSGIRSATTEAGGSFVVVQPVYPQATASHLVVTGRPRRFDGAERAILAVGAALLGLVGRAGSDAAELGAATTGLLLGRTAPGAVARSLLGSDVVRLVAGVPYRRGPDEVAQRPDWLRARLDTPLVSVLPGRFVAIASAAAPVERLEELRAAGWLAAAGSPAPADRLSEAEADLLLARAQALGRPVVAGDSPLDFDALVAPDASRDFAEKALRPLLSLDREGDRSLVRTLRTWLAHHGGWEPTAAELGVHRNSVRHRIAQVERALGVDLADPETRMRLWFALRWASPEDS; this is encoded by the coding sequence ATGACCACGATCGCGGACGCGATGTCCACGGAGGTGAATGTCCCGTTACGGGACGTGGTCGGCAACCGGGAGCTGGCGCTGGAGGTCGTCCCGGAAACGCTGCGGCCGGGCGCGCTGGACGCCCCGGTGCGCTGGGCCCACGTGAGCGAGCTGCAGGACCCCGCGCCCTACCTGGTGGGCGGCGAGCTGATCCTGACGGCGGGTGTCAACCTGCCGGAGCACCTCGACCGGTACGTGCGCGGGCTGCGCGACGCCGGCGTGACGGCCTTGGGCTTCGGGCTCACCCCGACGGTGTTCGAGACCCTGCCGGACGCGCTGCGCCGGGCCTGCGCGCGGTACGGGCTGCCGCTGCTGGTGGTGCCGGCGCGGACGCCGTTCCTGGCGGTCAACCGCGCGGTGTCGGTCGCGCTCACCGAGGCCGGGCAGCGGGAGCAGCGGCGGATCACCGCGGCGCGGGAGGCGCTGACGCGCGCCGCGGGCGGCGGGCTCGGCGAGCTGACGTCGGCACTGGCGGCGCGGCTGGGCGCGTGGGTCGCGCTGGTCGGGGCGGGGGACGTGCTGGCGTCGGCGCACGACGCGCCGGTGCCGTTGCCGCCGCAGGTGCGGGAGCTGGTGGCGACCGTCCGGGCCGGCAGCGGGATCCGCAGCGCGACCACCGAGGCAGGCGGCAGCTTCGTGGTGGTCCAGCCGGTGTACCCGCAGGCGACGGCGTCGCACCTGGTGGTGACCGGACGGCCGCGGCGCTTCGACGGTGCCGAGCGCGCCATCCTCGCCGTCGGCGCGGCGCTGCTGGGCCTGGTCGGCCGGGCCGGTTCGGACGCGGCCGAGCTGGGCGCGGCCACCACCGGCCTGCTGCTCGGCCGGACGGCTCCCGGCGCGGTGGCCCGGTCGCTGCTGGGATCCGACGTCGTCCGGCTGGTCGCGGGGGTGCCGTACCGCCGTGGCCCCGACGAGGTGGCCCAGCGGCCAGACTGGCTGCGGGCCCGGCTGGACACGCCGCTGGTTTCGGTGCTGCCCGGCCGGTTCGTGGCGATCGCGAGTGCCGCGGCGCCGGTCGAAAGGCTGGAGGAACTGCGCGCGGCCGGCTGGCTGGCGGCCGCCGGGTCACCGGCGCCCGCCGACCGGCTGTCGGAGGCCGAAGCCGACCTGCTGCTCGCGCGGGCCCAGGCGCTCGGACGTCCGGTCGTGGCGGGGGATTCACCGCTGGACTTCGACGCATTGGTGGCTCCGGACGCTTCCCGGGACTTCGCGGAGAAGGCGTTGCGGCCCTTGCTCTCGCTCGACCGCGAGGGCGACCGGTCGCTGGTCCGCACGCTGCGGACGTGGCTGGCCCACCACGGCGGCTGGGAGCCGACGGCGGCGGAGCTCGGCGTGCACCGCAACAGCGTCCGGCACCGGATCGCCCAGGTGGAACGGGCACTGGGCGTGGATCTGGCGGACCCGGAGACCCGGATGCGGCTGTGGTTCGCCCTGCGCTGGGCCTCACCGGAGGATTCCTAG
- a CDS encoding sodium:solute symporter, with protein MTGDYAVIALYIAGMIGVGWYGLRLAKTKSDYLVAGRRLGWFMYSGTMSAVVLGGASTVGGVKLGYKFGISGMWLVVSIGVGILVLHALFARRLVRLKVYTVGEMLDLRYGGRTSTVSGVVMWGYTLMLTVTSTLAFATIFKVLFDLPNWAGIAVGGSIVVLYSVLGGMWSITLTDIAQFVIKTIGILAILLPVAISSAGGFAGMSAKLDASFFSFTSIGTDTIVTYFVIYTFGLLIGQDIWQRVFTARTPAIATSGGITSGVYCLVYGLAGALIGTAAHTLYPDLASAQDAFATIVERLLPTGVRGLVLAAALSAMMSTASGALIACATTTTSDLLTKLGLKRGGEVRRNRIATLVLGLIAIGIAMIVDDVVNALTIAYDILVGGLLVAIVGALFWKRGTRQGAYASMVAGTVSVIAFMIIDGVDANTPIYWGLGASLVVYLAVSFATPRTDASTLSVWTRRLAGEDTHTSIREQEPASA; from the coding sequence GTGACCGGCGACTACGCGGTGATCGCGCTCTACATCGCGGGCATGATCGGGGTGGGCTGGTACGGCCTGCGGCTCGCGAAGACGAAGTCCGACTACCTCGTCGCCGGGCGGCGGCTGGGCTGGTTCATGTACTCCGGCACGATGTCGGCCGTCGTCCTCGGCGGCGCGTCCACGGTCGGCGGCGTGAAGCTCGGCTACAAGTTCGGCATCTCGGGCATGTGGCTGGTGGTCAGCATCGGCGTCGGCATCCTCGTGCTGCACGCGCTGTTCGCGCGGCGGCTGGTGCGGCTGAAGGTCTACACCGTCGGCGAGATGCTCGACCTGCGCTACGGCGGCCGGACCAGCACGGTGTCCGGCGTCGTGATGTGGGGCTACACGCTGATGCTCACCGTGACTTCGACGCTGGCCTTCGCGACCATCTTCAAGGTCCTGTTCGACCTGCCGAACTGGGCGGGCATCGCCGTCGGCGGCTCGATCGTGGTGCTGTACTCGGTGCTCGGCGGCATGTGGTCGATCACGCTCACCGACATCGCCCAGTTCGTCATCAAGACCATCGGCATCCTGGCCATCCTGCTGCCGGTCGCGATCAGCTCGGCCGGCGGCTTCGCCGGCATGAGCGCCAAGCTCGACGCGAGCTTCTTCAGCTTCACCTCGATCGGCACCGACACGATCGTCACGTACTTCGTGATCTACACCTTCGGCCTGCTGATCGGCCAGGACATCTGGCAGCGCGTGTTCACCGCGCGCACGCCGGCGATCGCGACGTCCGGCGGCATCACCTCCGGCGTCTACTGCCTGGTCTACGGCCTGGCCGGTGCCCTGATCGGCACCGCGGCCCACACGCTGTACCCGGACCTGGCCAGCGCGCAGGATGCCTTCGCGACGATCGTCGAGCGGCTGCTGCCGACCGGCGTGCGCGGCCTGGTGCTGGCCGCCGCGCTCTCGGCGATGATGTCGACCGCCAGCGGCGCGCTCATCGCGTGCGCCACGACCACGACGTCGGACCTGCTCACCAAGCTGGGCCTGAAGCGGGGCGGCGAGGTCCGGCGCAACCGGATCGCCACGCTCGTGCTCGGCCTGATCGCGATCGGCATCGCGATGATCGTCGACGACGTCGTCAACGCGCTCACCATCGCCTACGACATCCTGGTCGGCGGTCTGCTGGTGGCGATCGTCGGCGCGCTGTTCTGGAAGCGCGGCACCCGGCAGGGCGCGTACGCGTCGATGGTGGCCGGCACGGTGTCGGTGATCGCCTTCATGATCATCGACGGCGTCGACGCCAACACGCCGATCTACTGGGGCCTGGGCGCGAGCCTGGTGGTGTACCTGGCCGTCAGCTTCGCCACGCCCCGCACCGACGCCTCGACCCTCTCCGTCTGGACCCGCCGCCTGGCGGGCGAAGACACGCACACCTCGATTCGCGAACAGGAGCCTGCCAGTGCCTAA
- the speB gene encoding agmatinase, whose translation MPNIGPLDSSRVPRFAGFATFARLPRLDQVERADVAVVGVPFDSGVSYRPGARFGPAAVREASRLLRPYHPELDVSPFAERQVVDAGDIAVNPFDIGEAIETLQQEAEALQADGTRLVTVGGDHTIALPLLRAAAKKHGPVALLHFDAHLDTWDTYFGEPYTHGTPFRRASEEGILDTSALSHVGTRGPLYGKRDLEEDRRLGFGIVTSGDVLRRGVAETVDALRQRIGDRPLYVSVDIDVLDPAHAPGTGTPEAGGLTSRELLEILRGLRDLNLVGADVVELAPAYDHAEITAIAASHVAYDLVSLLALGKGE comes from the coding sequence GTGCCTAACATCGGACCCCTCGACTCGTCGCGTGTACCCCGCTTCGCCGGGTTCGCGACCTTCGCGCGGCTGCCGCGGCTCGACCAGGTCGAGCGCGCCGACGTCGCCGTCGTCGGGGTGCCCTTCGACTCCGGTGTGTCCTACCGGCCCGGCGCGCGGTTCGGCCCGGCGGCGGTCCGCGAGGCGAGCCGGCTGCTGCGGCCCTACCACCCGGAGCTGGACGTCTCGCCGTTCGCCGAGCGGCAGGTCGTGGACGCGGGCGACATCGCGGTCAACCCGTTCGACATCGGCGAAGCGATCGAGACGCTGCAGCAGGAAGCCGAGGCGTTGCAGGCGGACGGGACGCGGCTGGTCACCGTCGGCGGCGACCACACGATCGCGTTGCCGCTCCTGCGGGCCGCGGCGAAGAAGCACGGGCCGGTCGCGCTGCTGCACTTCGACGCCCACCTCGACACCTGGGACACCTACTTCGGCGAGCCGTACACCCACGGCACCCCGTTCCGGCGGGCGTCCGAGGAAGGCATCCTCGACACGAGCGCGCTTTCGCACGTCGGCACGCGCGGGCCGCTGTACGGCAAGCGCGACCTCGAAGAGGACCGCCGCCTCGGCTTCGGCATCGTCACCTCCGGCGACGTCCTGCGCCGCGGCGTCGCCGAGACGGTCGACGCGCTGCGGCAGCGCATCGGCGACCGGCCGCTGTACGTCTCGGTCGACATCGACGTGCTCGACCCGGCTCACGCGCCCGGCACCGGCACCCCCGAGGCGGGCGGGCTGACCAGCCGCGAACTGCTGGAGATCCTGCGCGGGCTGCGGGACCTCAACCTGGTCGGTGCGGACGTCGTCGAGCTCGCCCCGGCCTACGACCACGCCGAGATCACCGCCATCGCGGCCTCGCACGTCGCCTACGACCTGGTGAGCCTGCTGGCGCTGGGAAAGGGCGAATGA
- a CDS encoding thiamine pyrophosphate-binding protein gives MTRIGGDVVVETLRALGADTVFGLPGQHALGLFEALRRAGDLCVISSRVENNLAFAADGHARARLAANPDGPVPVTPLIVSTGPGALLTLASLQESRAASVPVLGISSQVPVAGLGGGRHGYLHELPDQQASFRDVVKSVHVVRRASQIPSALREAWTSAATAPYGPVWVEIPQDVLLGPAGIPPITSVSAAPPVPAPLPELVTEAARLLAAASNPVILAGGGALRSGAQAELTALAEALRAPVISTFGGKGVFGWDHALSGRSWLEDWHTTEFLAAADVLLVLGSGLGELSSNYRAFAPRGRVIQVEADLGKLESNYPGLGIHADVRLTLQALLEQVPMRASDGRAEAAVAGLLSRVESRLAGQDLAVERKLVDDIRSALPEGTQTYWDMTIAAYWAWSAWNPDGAPIHTAQGAGGLGYGLPGALGGAAAGGVTLAVSGDGGAMYGLAELATAVQHGLDVTWLIVDDGGYGILREYLTGAFGRTTATELARPDFVALAASFGVPATLSTPDTVGADLAEALRTPGPSVVVLPALLKMFAPTHLEQA, from the coding sequence ATGACCCGCATCGGCGGCGACGTCGTCGTCGAAACCCTGCGGGCCCTGGGCGCCGACACGGTGTTCGGCCTGCCGGGCCAGCACGCGCTGGGCCTGTTCGAGGCGCTGCGGCGCGCCGGCGACCTGTGCGTGATCAGCTCACGCGTCGAGAACAACCTCGCCTTCGCCGCCGACGGGCACGCCCGCGCGCGGCTCGCGGCGAACCCCGACGGCCCGGTGCCGGTGACGCCGCTGATCGTCTCCACCGGGCCGGGCGCGTTGCTGACCTTGGCTTCGCTGCAGGAGTCGCGGGCCGCCTCGGTGCCCGTGCTGGGCATCTCCAGCCAGGTCCCGGTCGCCGGGCTGGGCGGCGGACGGCACGGCTACCTGCACGAGCTGCCCGACCAGCAGGCGAGTTTCCGGGACGTCGTGAAGTCGGTGCACGTCGTGCGCCGCGCGAGCCAGATCCCGTCGGCGCTGCGGGAAGCCTGGACGTCGGCGGCGACCGCGCCCTACGGCCCGGTGTGGGTGGAGATCCCGCAGGACGTGCTGCTCGGCCCGGCCGGGATCCCGCCGATCACGTCGGTCTCGGCCGCTCCCCCGGTGCCGGCGCCGCTGCCCGAGCTGGTCACCGAGGCCGCCCGGCTGCTGGCCGCGGCTTCGAACCCGGTGATCCTGGCCGGCGGTGGCGCGCTGCGGTCCGGCGCGCAGGCCGAGCTGACGGCCCTCGCGGAAGCGTTGCGCGCCCCCGTGATCTCCACTTTCGGCGGCAAGGGTGTCTTCGGCTGGGACCACGCGCTGTCCGGGCGGTCGTGGCTGGAGGACTGGCACACCACGGAGTTCCTCGCCGCCGCGGACGTGCTGCTCGTGCTCGGGTCCGGGCTCGGCGAGCTGTCGAGCAACTACCGGGCGTTCGCCCCGCGCGGCCGGGTGATCCAGGTCGAAGCCGACCTCGGCAAGCTGGAGTCGAACTACCCCGGTCTCGGTATTCACGCCGACGTCCGGCTCACCCTGCAAGCCCTGCTGGAGCAGGTGCCGATGCGAGCGTCCGACGGGCGGGCCGAGGCCGCGGTCGCGGGGCTGCTCTCCCGCGTCGAGTCGCGGCTGGCCGGCCAGGACCTCGCCGTCGAGCGGAAACTGGTCGACGACATCCGGTCCGCGCTGCCCGAAGGCACCCAGACGTACTGGGACATGACCATCGCCGCGTACTGGGCCTGGTCGGCGTGGAACCCCGACGGCGCGCCGATCCACACCGCGCAGGGCGCGGGCGGGCTGGGCTACGGCCTGCCCGGCGCGCTCGGCGGTGCCGCCGCCGGAGGTGTCACCTTGGCGGTGTCCGGTGACGGCGGTGCGATGTACGGCCTCGCCGAGCTGGCCACCGCGGTCCAGCACGGCCTCGACGTCACGTGGCTGATCGTCGACGACGGCGGCTACGGCATCCTGCGCGAGTACCTCACCGGCGCGTTCGGCCGGACCACCGCCACCGAGCTGGCCCGGCCGGACTTCGTGGCGCTGGCCGCCTCGTTCGGCGTGCCCGCGACCTTGTCCACTCCGGACACCGTGGGCGCGGATCTCGCCGAGGCGCTGCGCACGCCCGGGCCGTCCGTCGTCGTCCTCCCCGCGTTGCTGAAGATGTTCGCCCCGACCCACCTGGAGCAGGCATGA